Proteins found in one Zea mays cultivar B73 chromosome 1, Zm-B73-REFERENCE-NAM-5.0, whole genome shotgun sequence genomic segment:
- the LOC100281687 gene encoding Calcium-dependent protein kinase 8 yields MGNCCATPSTTEESGKSRQKKPKQKANPYNVAYNRGAAPAAARPGLVVLRDPTGRDLGAQYELGGELGRGEFGVTYLCTESATGARYACKSISKRKLRTPVDVEDVRREVDIMRHMPPHPNIVSLRAAYEDEDAVHLVMELCEGGELFDRIVARGHYTERAAAAVTRTIVEVVQMCHRHGVMHRDLKPENFLYASKKESSPLKAIDFGLSVFFRPGERFTEIVGSPYYMAPEVLKRNYGPEVDVWSAGVILYILLCGVPPFWAETEQGVAQAIIRSVVDFKREPWPRVSEPAKDLVRRMLDPNPLTRFTAAQVLEHPWLHDSKKMPDISLGDTVRARLQQFAAMNKLKKKALRVIAEHLSVEEVADIKQMFEKMDVSKNGKLTFEEFKAGLRKLGNQMPDSDLQIMMDAADIDKNGTLDYEEFVTVSVHVRKIGNDEHIQKAFTYFDRNKSGYIEIEELREALADELEGTDEDIINGIIRDVDTDKDGKISYDEFAAMMKAGTDWRKASRQYSRQRFSNLSLKLQKDGSLGAETR; encoded by the exons ATGGGCAACTGCTGCGCCACGCCGTCGACGACGGAGGAGAGCGGCAAGAGCCGCCAGAAGAAGCCGAAGCAGAAGGCGAACCCCTACAACGTGGCGTACAACCGCGGGGCGGCGCCGGCGGCGGCGCGCCCGGGCCTGGTGGTGCTGCGGGACCCGACGGGGCGGGACCTCGGCGCGCAGTACGAGCTGGGCGGCGAGCTGGGCCGCGGCGAGTTCGGCGTCACGTACCTGTGCACGGAGTCCGCCACGGGGGCGCGCTACGCGTGCAAGTCCATCTCCAAGCGCAAGCTGCGCACGCCCGTGGACGTGGAGGACGTGCGCCGGGAGGTGGACATCATGCGCCACATGCCGCCGCACCCCAACATCGTCAGCCTCCGCGCCGCCTACGAGGACGAGGACGCCGTGCACCTCGTCATGGAGCTCTGCGAGGGAGGCGAGCTCTTCGACAGGATCGTCGCCCGGGGCCACTACACCGAgcgtgccgccgccgccgtcacgCGCACAATCGTCGAGGTCGTCCAG ATGTGCCACAGGCATGGCGTCATGCACCGGGATCTTAAACCAGAGAACTTTTTATATGCAAGCAAGAAGGAGAGTTCCCCTCTGAAAGCAATCGATTTTGGGCTGTCAGTGTTCTTCAGGCCTG GTGAGCGATTTACTGAAATCGTAGGCAGCCCATACTACATGGCTCCAGAGGTTCTAAAGCGAAACTATGGCCCTGAAGTTGATGTTTGGAGTGCTGGAGTGATACTTTACATACTTCTCTGTGGTGTACCACCATTTTGGGCAG AAACTGAACAGGGAGTAGCACAGGCAATTATACGATCTGTGGTAGATTTCAAAAGAGAACCATGGCCCAGAGTATCTGAGCCTGCTAAAGATCTTGTCAGGCGGATGCTGGACCCAAATCCATTGACACGGTTTACTGCAGCACAAGTACTTG AGCATCCATGGTTACATGACTCTAAAAAGATGCCAGACATTTCTCTTGGTGATACTGTCCGAGCAAGACTGCAACAATTTGCTGCGATGAACAAGTTAAAGAAGAAAGCATTAAGG GTGATTGCCGAGCATCTGTCAGTGGAGGAAGTAGCTGACATAAAGCAAATGTTTGAAAAGATGGACGTGAGCAAGAATGGCAAGCTAACATTCGAGGAATTCAAGGCGGGCCTTCGTAAACTGGGGAACCAAATGCCTGATTCAGATCTTCAGATAATGATGGATGCC GCTGACATCGATAAAAACGGGACCCTAGATTACGAGGAATTCGTGACCGTGTCTGTTCATGTGAGAAAAATAGGCAACGATGAGCACATCCAAAAGGCCTTCACATACTTCGACCGGAACAAGAGCGGGTACATAGAGATCGAAGAGCTTAGAGAGGCACTGGCTGATGAACTGGAGGGAACCGATGAAGACATCATCAATGGCATCATCCGAGACGTGGACACGGATAAG GACGGGAAAATAAGCTACGACGAGTTCGCGGCGATGATGAAGGCCGGCACTGACTGGAGGAAGGCATCACGGCAGTACTCGAGGCAGCGGTTCAGCAACCTGAGCCTGAAGCTTCAGAAGGACGGGTCCCTCGGCGCCGAGACACGGTAG
- the LOC103644221 gene encoding dirigent protein 4, whose product MQIALCTVPNPPYRKEHTHTMPTPPVLLRLVAVLLAAISLRSTATAARHENTTQLHFFLHDTLSGKDPSAVLVGRGAGREPRPDDPVPFSSLYATDDVLTEGPQRQSKVVGNAQGLYVSSGRGKLSLVLGMDFELTDGPFNGSAFVVYSRNTVTRPVGRELAVVGGRGAFRMARGYALLRTHFLDNGNGDAIIEYNVTLFHH is encoded by the coding sequence ATGCAAATCGCACTCTGTACTGTACCAAATCCACCGTATCGAAAAGAACACACACACACCATGCCCACTCCACCCGTGCTCCTCCGCCTCGTCGCTGTCCTGCTCGCCGCCATCTCCCTCcgatccaccgccaccgccgcccgCCACGAGAATACCACCCagctgcacttcttcctccacgaCACTCTGAGCGGGAAGgacccgagcgcggtgctggtggGCCGCGGCGCCGGCCGTGAGCCGAGGCCCGACGACCCGGTGCCCTTCAGCTCCCTGTACGCCACGGACGACGTGCTCACCGAGGGCCCCCAGCGGCAGTCCAAGGTGGTGGGCAACGCGCAGGGGTTGTACGTCTCGTCCGGCAGGGGCAAGCTGTCGCTCGTCCTCGGCATGGACTTCGAGCTCACCGACGGGCCCTTCAACGGCAGCGCCTTCGTCGTGTACTCGCGCAACACGGTGACGCGCCCCGTCGGCAGGGAGCTCGCCGTCGTCGGCGGCCGCGGCGCGTTCCGGATGGCCCGTGGGTACGCCCTGCTCCGCACGCATTTCTTGGACAACGGCAATGGCGACGCCATCATAGAGTACAACGTCACCCTCTTCCACCATTGA